Part of the Streptomyces sp. NBC_00457 genome, CCCGGGAGGCGGTGCGCTCCGGACGGCTGGGGCGGCTGCACACCGTGCGGGCGCTGACCTCGGACCAGACGCCGCCGCCGGCCGCGTATCTGCCGCAGTCCGGCGGGCTGTACCGGGACACCCTGATCCACGACTTCGACGTGCTGCGCTGGGTGACGGGGCACGAGGTGGTCGACGTCTACGCGGCCGGGTCCGACGCCGGTCCCGCGATGTTCCGGCAGGCCGGTGACATCGACACGGCCGCGGCCGTCCTCACCCTCGACGACGGCACGCTCGCCACGGCCACGGCGACGCGGCTGAACGGGGCGGGATACGACGTCCGCATGGAGCTCGCCGGGGAACTGGACCAGGTCGTGGTCGGCCTGGACGACCGTACGCCCATCGCGTCCACCGAGCCGACCGGGCCGCCGGCCGCCGACAAGCCGTGGACCGGCTTCCTGGAGCGCTTCGGGCCCGCCTACGAGGCCGAACTGGCCGCGTTCATCGAGGTGGTGCGGGGCGAGCGCGCCAACCCGTGCGACGGCCGCGAGGCCCTGCAGTCGCTGCGCATCGCCGAGGCCTGCGACGTGTCCCGGCGCGAGCGAAGACCGGTACGGCTCGCGGAGATCCCGGGCGGCTCCGCGTCCACGACGGTGTAATCGGACGCCGACGGGACGGACGACAGCGGGGTGACGGACAACAGCGGAGTGACGGACGACAGCGGGATGGCGGCAGCGCCGCGCCGCC contains:
- a CDS encoding Gfo/Idh/MocA family protein codes for the protein MRIGVIGTGRIGTIHANTLSRHREVGSLILTDANRERAQDLAQRLGETAAPGVDEIFRWGVDAVVITTATSAHAELIGRAARSGLPVFCEKPIALDVPGTVQAITEVETAGTVLQMGFQRRFDAGYAGAREAVRSGRLGRLHTVRALTSDQTPPPAAYLPQSGGLYRDTLIHDFDVLRWVTGHEVVDVYAAGSDAGPAMFRQAGDIDTAAAVLTLDDGTLATATATRLNGAGYDVRMELAGELDQVVVGLDDRTPIASTEPTGPPAADKPWTGFLERFGPAYEAELAAFIEVVRGERANPCDGREALQSLRIAEACDVSRRERRPVRLAEIPGGSASTTV